In Labrus bergylta chromosome 1, fLabBer1.1, whole genome shotgun sequence, one genomic interval encodes:
- the cant1b gene encoding soluble calcium-activated nucleotidase 1b isoform X1: MRAKDINIMVKACSGEKRRRKGHQPQSTPKSEDDHDTSMTSFGVAVRGLPLALTSMTQSTTSDSRFHPKWRAITVATLLALVLMLYLHRTVGDRDSTTGGYYRNRAPSLHIHHNGEDDPFRDSNRQTSQSLSRHKKREKPYNDTYPLSPPQKTSNGIRYRIAVIADLDTASRSSKDQTWISYMKKGYLTVSDSADTLQVEWDADTVTLESHLAEKGRGMELSELVAFNGHLYSVDDRTGVVYRIEGNKAVPWVILPDGDGSVSKGFKAEWLAVMDEHLYVGGLGKEWTTTSGAVVNNHPEWVKVVGYHGDVEHENWVPHYNALRSATGIQPPGYLIHESAAWSERLQRWFFLPRRASHEHYEETADERRATNLLLSCSADFSHITVRHVGPLNPTHGFSSFKFVPDTDDQIIVALKSEEDAGTIATYIIAFTLDGRVLMPETKIGDVKYEGFEFI, encoded by the exons ATGCGTGCGAAGGACATCAACATAATGGTCAAAGCGTGTTCAGGAGAGAAGAGGCGAAGGAAGG GTCATCAACCCCAGTCAACGCCTAAGAGTGAGGATGACCACGATACTTCCATGACCTCCTTTGGTGTTGCCGTCCGAGGCCTCCCCCTGGCCTTGACATCCATGACACAAAGCACCACCTCAGACTCGCGCTTCCACCCTAAATGGCGGGCGATCACTGTGGCGACTCTGCTGGCCTTAGTGCTCATGCTGTACCTGCACAGGACGGTCGGGGACAGAGACAGTACCACAGGAGGATACTACCGCAACAGGGCTCCCAGTTTGCACATTCACCATAATGGTGAGGATGACCCCTTCAGGGACTCTAACAGACAAACTTCTCAAAGTCTGTCACGACACAAGAAACGGGAAAAACCTTACAATGACACATACCCGTTAAGTCCGCCGCAGAAGACAAGCAACGGTATCCGCTATCGCATCGCTGTGATTGCTGACCTGGACACAGCGTCGCGGAGTTCAAAGGATCAGACGTGGATCAGCTACATGAAAAAAGGTTACCTGACGGTGTCGGACAGCGCAGACACACTGCAGGTGGAGTGGGACGCAGACACTGTCACGCTGGAGAGTCATCTAGCCGAGAAAGGACGAG GTATGGAGCTGTCTGAGCTGGTGGCTTTTAATGGTCACCTGTACAGTGTGGACGACCGAACCGGTGTGGTGTACAGAATCGAGGGCAACAAGGCTGTCCCCTGGGTTATTTTACCTGATGGTGACGGCTCCGTCTCCAAAG GATTCAAGGCTGAGTGGCTGGCAGTGATGGATGAGCACCTGTATGTTGGTGGCCTGGGGAAAGAGTGGACCACCACCTCCGGGGCAGTCGTCAACAACCATCCGGAGTGGGTGAAAGTTGTCGGTTACCATGGTGATGTGGAGCACGAAAACTGGGTGCCGCACTACAATGCCCTGAGGAGCGCCACAGGGATCCAACCACCAG GTTACCTTATCCATGAATCAGCTGCGTGGAGCGAGCGTCTCCAGCGCTGGTTCTTCCTCCCTCGCCGTGCCAGTCATGAACACTACGAGGAGACAGCGGACGAGCGACGTGCCACAAACCTTCTCCTGTCCTGCTCCGCAGATTTCAGTCACATAACCGTGAGGCACGTCGGACCGCTCAACCCAACCCACGGCTTCTCCTCCTTTAAATTTGTTCCAGACACTGACGATCAGATTATCGTGGCGCTGAAATCTGAGGAAGACGCCGGCACAATAGCCACATACATCATAGCGTTTACACTCGACGGTCGGGTGCTGATGCCCGAGACAAAGATAGGAGATGTTAAGTACGAAGGGTTTGAgtttatttga
- the cant1b gene encoding soluble calcium-activated nucleotidase 1b isoform X2, with the protein MTSFGVAVRGLPLALTSMTQSTTSDSRFHPKWRAITVATLLALVLMLYLHRTVGDRDSTTGGYYRNRAPSLHIHHNGEDDPFRDSNRQTSQSLSRHKKREKPYNDTYPLSPPQKTSNGIRYRIAVIADLDTASRSSKDQTWISYMKKGYLTVSDSADTLQVEWDADTVTLESHLAEKGRGMELSELVAFNGHLYSVDDRTGVVYRIEGNKAVPWVILPDGDGSVSKGFKAEWLAVMDEHLYVGGLGKEWTTTSGAVVNNHPEWVKVVGYHGDVEHENWVPHYNALRSATGIQPPGYLIHESAAWSERLQRWFFLPRRASHEHYEETADERRATNLLLSCSADFSHITVRHVGPLNPTHGFSSFKFVPDTDDQIIVALKSEEDAGTIATYIIAFTLDGRVLMPETKIGDVKYEGFEFI; encoded by the exons ATGACCTCCTTTGGTGTTGCCGTCCGAGGCCTCCCCCTGGCCTTGACATCCATGACACAAAGCACCACCTCAGACTCGCGCTTCCACCCTAAATGGCGGGCGATCACTGTGGCGACTCTGCTGGCCTTAGTGCTCATGCTGTACCTGCACAGGACGGTCGGGGACAGAGACAGTACCACAGGAGGATACTACCGCAACAGGGCTCCCAGTTTGCACATTCACCATAATGGTGAGGATGACCCCTTCAGGGACTCTAACAGACAAACTTCTCAAAGTCTGTCACGACACAAGAAACGGGAAAAACCTTACAATGACACATACCCGTTAAGTCCGCCGCAGAAGACAAGCAACGGTATCCGCTATCGCATCGCTGTGATTGCTGACCTGGACACAGCGTCGCGGAGTTCAAAGGATCAGACGTGGATCAGCTACATGAAAAAAGGTTACCTGACGGTGTCGGACAGCGCAGACACACTGCAGGTGGAGTGGGACGCAGACACTGTCACGCTGGAGAGTCATCTAGCCGAGAAAGGACGAG GTATGGAGCTGTCTGAGCTGGTGGCTTTTAATGGTCACCTGTACAGTGTGGACGACCGAACCGGTGTGGTGTACAGAATCGAGGGCAACAAGGCTGTCCCCTGGGTTATTTTACCTGATGGTGACGGCTCCGTCTCCAAAG GATTCAAGGCTGAGTGGCTGGCAGTGATGGATGAGCACCTGTATGTTGGTGGCCTGGGGAAAGAGTGGACCACCACCTCCGGGGCAGTCGTCAACAACCATCCGGAGTGGGTGAAAGTTGTCGGTTACCATGGTGATGTGGAGCACGAAAACTGGGTGCCGCACTACAATGCCCTGAGGAGCGCCACAGGGATCCAACCACCAG GTTACCTTATCCATGAATCAGCTGCGTGGAGCGAGCGTCTCCAGCGCTGGTTCTTCCTCCCTCGCCGTGCCAGTCATGAACACTACGAGGAGACAGCGGACGAGCGACGTGCCACAAACCTTCTCCTGTCCTGCTCCGCAGATTTCAGTCACATAACCGTGAGGCACGTCGGACCGCTCAACCCAACCCACGGCTTCTCCTCCTTTAAATTTGTTCCAGACACTGACGATCAGATTATCGTGGCGCTGAAATCTGAGGAAGACGCCGGCACAATAGCCACATACATCATAGCGTTTACACTCGACGGTCGGGTGCTGATGCCCGAGACAAAGATAGGAGATGTTAAGTACGAAGGGTTTGAgtttatttga